In a single window of the Agromyces sp. H17E-10 genome:
- a CDS encoding DUF6596 domain-containing protein, with translation MSGSVAGLGEDFVDAWPRIVRALAAYTGSVDDAQEYAAEAVARAVARFAEPGDGRPLDSEAQAGDGGPPLGSLAAWCITVGKRAWLDDRRRAATEQRHAERLAADSAMRSSDGDASAEASRIDDLTAGGALDDRLALLFVACDPALTEQARLVLALRLVCGLDVPRIAAHLGVQPSAAAARLTRAKHALAEARGRFHVPEAPERRVRLPVVLAAVAGMFTVAHRDVLDPQTPFDDLGRQALSIADALVAEYPDDAEVRGLRAVIRLGLARRPGRLDAAGAAVPLDEVDRRSWDRRLIEAGLDDAAAAADRGDGRFVLEAAIAGLHSSAPSFAATDWDRVVGFYRALERVWGAPSVTVARLSAELHRALLATPSGERSAALRRVARELHALAEGSAPYAAIDARLALADLDWRAGRRAEAARQYGELAAVVPTEPVRRFCLARAGHPVVE, from the coding sequence GTGAGCGGATCGGTCGCCGGCCTCGGCGAGGACTTCGTCGACGCCTGGCCGCGCATCGTGCGCGCCCTCGCCGCCTACACGGGCAGCGTGGACGACGCGCAGGAGTACGCGGCCGAGGCCGTCGCGAGGGCCGTCGCTCGATTCGCCGAGCCCGGTGACGGCCGGCCGCTCGACTCGGAGGCCCAGGCCGGTGACGGCGGCCCGCCGCTCGGCTCGCTCGCCGCGTGGTGCATCACGGTCGGCAAGCGCGCCTGGCTCGACGATCGCCGCAGGGCCGCGACCGAGCAGCGCCACGCCGAGCGGCTCGCGGCCGATTCAGCGATGCGGTCGAGCGATGGGGATGCCTCAGCCGAGGCATCCCGAATCGATGACCTGACCGCAGGCGGCGCGCTCGACGACCGCCTCGCGCTGTTGTTCGTCGCGTGCGACCCCGCGCTCACCGAGCAGGCGCGGCTCGTGCTCGCGCTGCGGCTCGTGTGCGGGCTCGACGTGCCGCGGATCGCCGCCCACCTGGGCGTGCAGCCGTCGGCCGCCGCCGCCCGGCTGACCCGTGCGAAGCACGCGCTCGCCGAGGCGCGCGGGCGATTCCACGTGCCCGAGGCGCCCGAGCGGCGGGTGCGGCTGCCCGTCGTGCTCGCCGCCGTCGCGGGCATGTTCACGGTCGCCCACCGCGACGTGCTCGACCCGCAGACGCCGTTCGACGACCTCGGCCGGCAGGCGTTGTCGATCGCCGACGCGCTCGTCGCCGAGTATCCCGACGACGCCGAGGTGCGCGGGTTGCGGGCGGTGATCCGGTTGGGGCTCGCGCGACGGCCCGGGCGACTGGATGCCGCGGGGGCGGCGGTGCCGCTCGACGAGGTCGACCGACGGTCGTGGGATCGACGGCTCATCGAGGCCGGCCTCGACGATGCGGCAGCGGCCGCCGATCGCGGCGACGGACGCTTCGTGCTCGAGGCGGCGATCGCCGGCCTGCACAGTTCGGCGCCGAGCTTCGCCGCCACCGATTGGGATCGCGTGGTCGGCTTCTACCGTGCGCTCGAACGGGTCTGGGGCGCGCCGTCCGTGACGGTCGCGAGGTTGTCGGCCGAACTGCACCGGGCGCTGCTCGCGACACCGTCGGGGGAGCGCTCCGCGGCGCTGCGGCGGGTCGCGCGCGAGCTGCACGCGCTCGCCGAGGGCTCGGCGCCGTACGCCGCGATCGACGCGCGACTCGCCCTCGCCGACCTCGACTGGCGCGCCGGTCGCAGGGCCGAGGCGGCGAGGCAGTACGGCGAGCTCGCCGCGGTCGTGCCGACCGAGCCCGTGCGGCGGTTCTGCCTGGCGAGGGCGGGCCACCCGGTGGTCGAGTAG
- a CDS encoding NAD(P)-binding protein, translated as MAKHGDEELGMSAGISRRDLLNGMAVVAGAAALTAVPGGAAHAQAGGGSVAASRPRQTGLVGQTDAAREAGHGATFGGASFGKPKATGEAYDLVVVGGGVSGLSAAHFYRKRFGADARILVIEALADFGGHQHRNEFSVRGRTLLSNGGMVNLDSPDTWNAPSLELMDDLGIDFAELAEGVDTGLYGSMGLTNGYFFPEESFGSDTFLRRAPGESTASLVSRLPLSQQARDDIMRIETFSDDVFPGLSDAEKKQALARMTYREYLQNLVGVGDEALVYYQKRPHGLWGAGIEAVPAGDCWGVGYPGFGGLGLSPEPYPGIGRTPAMSLTTTDEELYYFPDGGATVSRLLVSRLIPQAFGGVQTQESVIGASANYALLDHPKSPVRIRLNSMATAVRHRAGTSGPIDVDYVNGGKAYRVEAKHVVMACWNAVSSYIVDGLPADQVDAMRYGVKVPLVYARVAVKNWTAFANAGVSRVTPYNHFWDSLGLATPTDQGGYRSARDPEEPIVVTLSKTPNLPGERITRVQHKAGRRELLQVTFADFERDIRDLMQRSLGDFGFNAKRDIAAITVNRWSHGYAYEYNSIADPAIFGPLEQQPFQAARRRHGNITIANSDAQAFGYTHAAVDEASRAVAELS; from the coding sequence ATGGCGAAGCACGGAGATGAAGAGCTCGGGATGTCGGCGGGGATCAGCCGACGCGACCTGCTCAACGGGATGGCCGTGGTGGCGGGGGCCGCTGCATTGACGGCGGTGCCCGGCGGCGCTGCGCACGCGCAGGCCGGCGGCGGATCGGTCGCCGCGAGCCGACCGCGGCAGACAGGGCTCGTCGGCCAGACGGACGCGGCCCGCGAGGCCGGTCACGGCGCGACGTTCGGCGGCGCCTCGTTCGGCAAGCCGAAGGCGACCGGTGAGGCGTACGACCTCGTGGTCGTCGGCGGTGGCGTGAGCGGGCTGTCGGCCGCCCACTTCTACCGCAAGCGGTTCGGTGCCGACGCGCGCATCCTCGTCATCGAGGCACTCGCCGACTTCGGCGGGCACCAGCATCGCAACGAGTTCTCGGTGCGCGGGCGCACCCTGCTCAGCAACGGCGGCATGGTCAACCTCGACAGCCCCGACACCTGGAACGCTCCGTCGCTCGAGCTCATGGACGACCTCGGCATCGACTTCGCCGAGCTCGCCGAGGGAGTCGACACCGGGCTTTACGGGTCCATGGGGCTCACGAACGGGTACTTCTTCCCCGAGGAGTCGTTCGGCTCCGACACGTTCCTGCGCCGCGCACCGGGGGAGTCGACGGCCTCGCTCGTGTCGCGGCTGCCCCTCTCGCAGCAGGCGCGCGACGACATCATGCGCATCGAGACGTTCAGCGATGACGTCTTCCCCGGCCTCAGCGACGCCGAGAAGAAGCAGGCGCTCGCGCGCATGACCTACCGCGAGTACCTGCAGAACCTCGTCGGGGTGGGCGACGAGGCGCTCGTCTACTACCAGAAGCGCCCGCACGGCCTGTGGGGCGCCGGCATCGAGGCCGTGCCGGCGGGCGACTGCTGGGGCGTCGGCTATCCCGGCTTCGGGGGCCTCGGGCTGAGCCCCGAACCGTACCCCGGCATCGGCCGCACGCCGGCGATGTCGCTCACGACGACCGACGAGGAGCTCTACTACTTCCCCGACGGGGGTGCGACCGTCTCGCGACTGCTCGTCTCCCGCCTCATCCCGCAGGCGTTCGGCGGCGTGCAGACGCAGGAGAGCGTCATCGGCGCATCTGCCAACTACGCACTCCTCGACCACCCGAAGTCGCCCGTGCGCATCCGGCTCAACAGCATGGCGACCGCCGTGCGCCATCGCGCCGGAACGAGCGGGCCGATCGACGTGGACTACGTGAACGGCGGCAAGGCCTACCGGGTCGAGGCGAAGCACGTCGTCATGGCGTGCTGGAACGCCGTCTCGTCGTACATCGTCGACGGTCTCCCCGCCGACCAGGTCGACGCGATGCGCTATGGCGTCAAGGTGCCGCTCGTCTATGCGCGGGTGGCCGTGAAGAACTGGACGGCGTTCGCGAACGCCGGCGTCTCGCGGGTGACCCCGTACAACCACTTCTGGGACAGCCTCGGCCTCGCCACCCCGACCGACCAGGGCGGCTACCGCTCGGCACGCGACCCCGAGGAGCCGATCGTCGTGACGCTGTCGAAGACGCCGAACCTGCCGGGCGAACGCATCACCCGCGTCCAGCACAAGGCCGGTCGCCGCGAACTGCTCCAGGTCACGTTCGCGGACTTCGAACGCGACATCCGCGACCTCATGCAGCGGTCGCTCGGCGACTTCGGGTTCAACGCCAAGCGCGACATCGCCGCCATCACGGTGAACCGCTGGTCGCATGGCTACGCCTACGAGTACAACTCGATCGCCGACCCGGCGATCTTCGGCCCGCTCGAACAGCAGCCGTTCCAGGCGGCCCGTCGACGGCACGGCAACATCACGATCGCGAACTCCGACGCCCAGGCGTTCGGCTACACGCACGCCGCCGTCGACGAGGCGAGTCGCGCGGTCGCCGAGTTGAGCTGA
- the rlmC gene encoding 23S rRNA (uracil(747)-C(5))-methyltransferase RlmC, with product MDCSYFDAGRCTSCALMGRPYEAQLADKQAHAEELLAPFGGGTWEPPVASREDGYRNKAKMVVGGSVDAPTIGILDADGYGVDLQACGICSPGHRAAFPVLARFITLARVTPYDVRRRTGELKHLIVTESPDGELMVRFVLRSTEPVARIRKHLPTLLAELPNARVVTANVLPEHKAVLEGDHEIVLTDAETLPMRLNDVTMHLRPQSFFQTNTEIAAALYAEARTWIRDLAPDSAWDLYSGVGGFALHIASDASAEAGPGPAVTGIETSVEAVASAELSRTDAALSRLSFAAGDATEFALRAPHADAPDLVIVNPPRRGIGSELARWLEASPVSHVLYSSCNAASLAKDLAAMPSLRPVRARVFDMFPQTTHFEVMVLLERR from the coding sequence GTGGACTGTTCGTACTTCGACGCCGGGCGCTGCACCTCGTGCGCGCTCATGGGCCGACCGTACGAGGCGCAGCTCGCCGACAAGCAGGCGCACGCCGAAGAGTTGCTCGCGCCCTTCGGCGGCGGCACCTGGGAGCCGCCCGTCGCGAGCCGCGAGGACGGCTACCGCAACAAGGCGAAGATGGTCGTCGGCGGCAGCGTGGATGCCCCGACCATCGGCATCCTCGACGCCGACGGGTACGGGGTCGACCTGCAGGCGTGCGGCATCTGCTCCCCCGGTCATCGCGCGGCGTTCCCCGTGCTGGCCCGGTTCATCACGCTGGCCCGCGTCACTCCGTACGATGTACGCCGTCGCACGGGTGAGCTCAAGCACCTCATCGTCACCGAGTCGCCCGACGGCGAGCTCATGGTGCGGTTCGTGCTGCGTTCGACCGAGCCCGTCGCCCGAATCCGCAAGCACCTGCCGACCCTGCTCGCCGAACTGCCGAACGCGCGCGTCGTGACGGCGAACGTGCTGCCCGAACACAAGGCCGTGCTCGAGGGCGACCACGAGATCGTGCTCACCGACGCCGAGACGCTGCCGATGCGGCTCAACGACGTGACGATGCACCTGCGGCCTCAGAGCTTCTTCCAGACGAACACCGAGATCGCGGCGGCGCTCTACGCCGAGGCGCGCACCTGGATCCGCGACCTCGCCCCCGACTCGGCGTGGGACCTCTACTCGGGCGTCGGCGGCTTCGCGCTGCACATCGCGAGCGACGCGTCGGCCGAGGCCGGCCCCGGCCCCGCGGTCACCGGCATCGAGACGAGCGTCGAGGCCGTCGCGAGCGCCGAGCTCAGCCGAACGGATGCCGCGCTCTCACGTCTCTCGTTCGCCGCGGGCGACGCGACCGAGTTCGCGCTGCGCGCGCCGCACGCCGACGCCCCCGATCTCGTCATCGTCAACCCACCGCGGCGCGGCATCGGCTCCGAGCTCGCACGCTGGCTCGAGGCATCCCCCGTCTCGCACGTGCTGTACTCGAGCTGCAATGCCGCCTCGCTCGCGAAGGACCTCGCGGCGATGCCGTCGCTGCGGCCGGTGCGGGCGCGCGTGTTCGACATGTTCCCGCAGACGACGCACTTCGAGGTGATGGTGCTGCTCGAGCGCCGCTGA
- the proC gene encoding pyrroline-5-carboxylate reductase, producing MSADAVVKLPVIAFLGAGSMSGAILSGLLRPGVEAEGIRATNRTAAKAAALAALPGVTSFSTDEDASANRRAVAGAKVVVVGVKPAMVPDLLREIADALEPGTVVVSVAAGVTVATFESLVPDSVSVIRTMPNTPAIVGRAVTGVSPGTRSSDDDLALAVALFETVGEVLVVPESQLDALSTISGSGPAYVFYLIEQLTATAIDKGFTPEQAAVMVQGTFRGASELLADAGEDPAELRRRVTSPKGTTERAVAVLEEAQLKQTFDRATDAALARARELAAGA from the coding sequence ATGAGTGCCGACGCCGTCGTGAAGCTGCCCGTCATCGCCTTCCTCGGGGCCGGATCGATGTCGGGGGCGATCCTCTCGGGCCTGCTCCGGCCGGGGGTCGAGGCGGAGGGCATCCGAGCCACGAACCGCACCGCGGCGAAGGCCGCCGCGCTCGCCGCACTGCCCGGCGTCACGAGCTTCTCCACCGACGAGGATGCCTCGGCGAACCGCCGCGCGGTCGCCGGAGCGAAGGTCGTGGTCGTCGGCGTGAAGCCGGCCATGGTGCCCGATCTCCTGCGCGAGATCGCCGACGCGCTCGAGCCCGGCACGGTCGTCGTCTCGGTCGCCGCCGGCGTCACCGTCGCGACGTTCGAGTCGCTCGTGCCCGACTCGGTGAGCGTCATCCGCACCATGCCGAACACGCCGGCGATCGTGGGCCGAGCGGTCACGGGCGTCTCGCCGGGCACCCGCTCGAGCGACGACGATCTCGCGCTCGCCGTCGCGCTCTTCGAGACCGTCGGCGAGGTGCTCGTCGTGCCCGAGTCGCAGCTCGACGCGCTCTCGACGATCTCGGGCTCGGGGCCGGCCTACGTTTTCTACCTCATCGAGCAGCTCACCGCGACGGCGATCGACAAGGGGTTCACGCCCGAACAGGCGGCCGTGATGGTGCAGGGCACGTTCCGCGGAGCGAGCGAGCTGCTCGCCGACGCCGGGGAGGACCCGGCCGAGCTGCGCCGTCGCGTGACGAGCCCGAAGGGCACCACCGAGCGCGCGGTCGCCGTGCTCGAGGAGGCGCAGCTCAAGCAGACGTTCGACCGGGCCACCGACGCCGCGCTCGCCCGGGCGCGCGAGTTGGCGGCCGGCGCGTGA
- a CDS encoding response regulator transcription factor — translation MRILLADDDEQLQRALRITLAARGYEVLHARDGAEAIDRAANGHPDLILLDLGMPKVDGIDVIRAVRAWSSVPILVLSGRTDSGEKVEALDAGADDYVTKPFSMDELLARIRARSRRPADEGDGGAVHHVGDLEVDLAARVVRPTGSDGAGHGASVRLTPTEWRLLELFLKHPGKLLTREMLLSEVWGPYHANDAGYLRLYVAQLRRKLEPVPSEPKHFLNEPGLGYRFEP, via the coding sequence ATGAGGATCCTCCTCGCCGACGATGACGAGCAGCTGCAGCGCGCACTGCGCATCACCCTCGCCGCGCGCGGCTACGAGGTGCTGCACGCACGCGACGGGGCCGAGGCGATCGACCGGGCCGCGAACGGCCACCCCGACCTCATCCTGCTCGACCTCGGCATGCCGAAGGTCGACGGCATCGACGTCATCCGCGCCGTGCGTGCATGGTCGAGCGTGCCGATCCTCGTGCTGTCGGGCCGCACCGACTCGGGCGAGAAGGTCGAGGCGCTCGACGCCGGCGCCGACGACTACGTGACGAAGCCGTTCTCGATGGACGAGCTGCTCGCCCGCATCCGGGCCCGATCGCGCCGGCCCGCCGATGAGGGCGACGGAGGTGCGGTGCACCACGTCGGCGACCTCGAGGTCGACCTCGCGGCTCGCGTCGTGCGACCGACCGGTTCGGACGGCGCCGGCCACGGGGCATCCGTTCGCCTGACGCCCACCGAGTGGCGGCTGCTCGAGCTGTTCCTCAAGCACCCCGGCAAGCTGCTCACGCGTGAGATGCTGCTGAGCGAGGTGTGGGGCCCGTACCACGCGAACGACGCCGGCTACCTGCGGCTCTACGTCGCGCAACTGCGGCGCAAGCTCGAGCCCGTGCCGTCGGAGCCGAAGCACTTCCTCAACGAGCCCGGGCTCGGGTACCGGTTCGAGCCGTAG
- a CDS encoding SDR family oxidoreductase has product MSLDSLTAPTGREPALRSRPRSDGTAERALVLGSTGYIGGRLVPRLLAAGYRVRVLVRSPERLTAFAWGSDVDVVAGDARDADVVARAMDDVDVVWYLIHSMTSGRRFADLDRRLALVASRAARHANVHRIVYLGGLHPPDAELSDHLRSRVEVGEILLGSGVPTTALQAGVVIGSGSASFEMIRHLTEVLPYMPAPRWVRNFIQPIAVRDVLYYLLAAAHLPADVNRAFDIGGPDVWRYGQMMNGYAIEAGLPQRGIAALPVLTPTLASHWVNLVTPIPRALARPLVESLQNNCVMHDHDVDEFIPPPPGGLTPYREAVSLALGRVENDQVETSWLDARVPEAPSDPLPSDPEWAGRTVFTDVRSRETSASVTALWSVIVGIGGENGWYSTPILWSLRGWADRLVGGVGLSRGRRSRTRVAVGDAIDFWRVEAVEEERLLRLRAEMKVPGSAWLELRCEPGDGGSRYIQRAVYFPRGLSGRLYWWAIVPFHGIIFAGMQNLIVAIAEGKDPVSRPTTRAGDSTPT; this is encoded by the coding sequence ATGAGCCTCGACTCCCTGACGGCACCGACCGGGCGCGAACCCGCACTGCGATCGCGCCCGCGCAGCGACGGCACCGCCGAACGCGCGCTCGTCCTCGGTTCGACGGGGTACATCGGCGGCAGGCTCGTGCCGCGACTGCTGGCCGCGGGTTACCGCGTTCGGGTGCTCGTGCGCAGCCCCGAGCGGTTGACGGCCTTCGCGTGGGGCTCCGACGTCGACGTCGTCGCCGGCGACGCCCGCGACGCGGACGTCGTCGCGCGGGCGATGGACGACGTCGATGTCGTCTGGTACCTCATCCACTCGATGACGAGCGGGCGACGATTCGCGGACCTCGATCGCAGGCTGGCGCTCGTCGCCTCGAGGGCGGCACGTCACGCGAACGTCCACCGGATCGTGTACCTGGGCGGGCTGCATCCGCCCGATGCCGAGCTCTCGGATCATCTGCGGTCCCGTGTGGAGGTCGGCGAGATCCTGCTCGGCTCAGGCGTGCCGACGACGGCTCTGCAAGCGGGGGTCGTGATCGGGTCGGGGTCGGCATCGTTCGAGATGATCCGCCACCTCACCGAGGTGCTGCCGTACATGCCCGCGCCCCGATGGGTGAGGAACTTCATCCAGCCGATCGCGGTGCGCGACGTGCTCTACTACCTGCTCGCCGCCGCGCACCTCCCGGCCGACGTCAACCGGGCGTTCGACATCGGTGGCCCCGACGTATGGCGATACGGGCAGATGATGAACGGATACGCGATCGAAGCGGGCCTGCCGCAGCGCGGGATCGCCGCCCTCCCCGTCCTCACGCCGACCCTCGCGTCGCACTGGGTCAACCTCGTCACCCCGATACCTCGGGCGCTGGCCCGGCCGCTCGTCGAGTCGCTGCAGAACAACTGCGTCATGCACGACCACGACGTCGACGAGTTCATCCCTCCGCCTCCGGGCGGGCTCACGCCGTACCGCGAGGCGGTGTCGTTGGCGCTCGGCCGCGTCGAGAACGATCAGGTGGAGACCAGTTGGCTGGATGCCAGGGTGCCCGAGGCGCCCAGCGACCCGTTGCCCAGCGACCCAGAGTGGGCGGGGCGCACCGTGTTCACCGACGTCCGATCCCGTGAGACCTCGGCGAGCGTCACCGCGTTGTGGTCGGTGATCGTCGGCATCGGCGGCGAGAACGGCTGGTACTCGACCCCGATCCTCTGGTCGCTGCGAGGCTGGGCCGACCGTCTCGTCGGCGGTGTCGGACTCTCGCGCGGGCGCCGCAGCAGAACCCGGGTCGCCGTCGGGGACGCGATCGACTTCTGGCGCGTCGAGGCCGTCGAGGAGGAGCGCCTGCTCAGGCTCCGTGCCGAGATGAAGGTGCCGGGCAGCGCGTGGCTGGAACTGCGGTGCGAGCCCGGGGATGGCGGGTCCCGCTACATCCAGCGGGCCGTGTACTTTCCCAGGGGCCTGAGCGGACGCCTCTACTGGTGGGCGATCGTCCCGTTCCACGGCATCATCTTCGCCGGCATGCAGAATCTGATCGTCGCGATCGCGGAGGGGAAGGATCCGGTCTCGAGGCCGACGACGCGGGCCGGGGACTCGACGCCGACATGA
- a CDS encoding DUF402 domain-containing protein — MSTPERPARPTTPGTLVRVRGSKYDGRAHWAFDGVWLGADEHGDWIGFPVGTHFERPGAAFTAAWPSLTLVTSTGWMPAFNLGHPRRLGTYVDLTTVPEWRADASGFTISYVDLDLDVVERDGEPAFIDDEDEFAEHAVEFGYPADLVERVRADADALLAAVQRRESPFDGATAAAWFDRLAAVG, encoded by the coding sequence GTGAGCACCCCGGAACGCCCTGCCCGCCCCACGACTCCTGGCACCCTGGTGCGCGTGCGCGGCTCGAAGTACGACGGGCGTGCGCACTGGGCGTTCGACGGCGTCTGGCTCGGCGCTGACGAGCACGGGGATTGGATCGGCTTCCCCGTGGGCACGCACTTCGAGCGACCGGGAGCCGCGTTCACCGCCGCGTGGCCGTCGCTCACGCTCGTCACCTCGACCGGCTGGATGCCCGCGTTCAACCTCGGCCATCCGCGCCGGCTCGGCACCTACGTCGACCTCACCACCGTGCCCGAATGGCGGGCGGATGCCTCGGGCTTCACTATCTCGTACGTCGACCTCGACCTCGACGTGGTCGAACGCGACGGCGAGCCGGCGTTCATCGACGACGAAGACGAGTTCGCCGAGCATGCGGTGGAGTTCGGGTACCCCGCGGACCTCGTCGAGCGCGTGCGGGCCGACGCCGATGCGCTGCTCGCCGCCGTGCAGCGCCGCGAGTCGCCGTTCGACGGGGCCACCGCGGCGGCGTGGTTCGACCGGCTCGCGGCCGTGGGCTAG
- a CDS encoding LLM class flavin-dependent oxidoreductase — translation MTPHPFRFGAVVGRRGTAASWAAIARDLEQRGLSTLLVPDTVGTASPFSALAAAAAATERLHLGTWVLSAPLRSPEAAVREATTLHELSGGRFELGLGAGRPGGEHDAERLGVEWGAPGRRVDRVEATAAAVRAELPDLPVVIAGNGDRMLRIAGAHARTLALAMPPTATVDEVAALATRARTTAGADLEIALQIAGVGDDLPDWLRNRLGLSARGLEEADAAALLSGDVERDADHLEHLREAAGVSYFTMAHEHAEVLTPLIERLGGA, via the coding sequence ATGACTCCTCACCCGTTCCGATTCGGCGCCGTCGTCGGGCGGCGCGGCACCGCAGCCTCGTGGGCTGCGATCGCCCGCGATCTCGAGCAGCGCGGCCTCTCGACGCTGCTCGTGCCCGACACCGTCGGCACCGCCTCGCCCTTCTCCGCCCTCGCAGCCGCGGCTGCCGCAACCGAGCGCCTGCACCTCGGCACGTGGGTGCTCTCGGCCCCGCTGCGATCACCCGAAGCGGCCGTGCGCGAGGCGACGACCCTGCACGAACTGAGCGGCGGACGGTTCGAGCTCGGCCTCGGTGCCGGACGCCCCGGCGGCGAGCACGACGCCGAGCGGCTCGGTGTCGAGTGGGGCGCTCCGGGCCGTCGCGTCGATCGCGTCGAGGCGACCGCCGCTGCGGTGCGGGCCGAGCTGCCCGATCTGCCCGTCGTCATCGCCGGCAACGGCGACCGGATGCTGCGGATCGCCGGAGCCCATGCCCGAACGCTCGCCCTCGCGATGCCGCCGACCGCGACCGTCGACGAGGTGGCCGCGCTCGCGACCCGCGCGCGCACGACGGCCGGAGCCGACCTCGAGATCGCGCTGCAGATCGCGGGCGTCGGCGACGACCTGCCCGACTGGCTCCGCAACCGGCTGGGGCTCTCGGCGCGCGGGCTCGAAGAAGCCGACGCCGCGGCGCTGCTCTCGGGCGACGTCGAGCGCGACGCCGACCATCTCGAGCACCTGCGCGAGGCGGCCGGAGTCTCGTACTTCACCATGGCGCACGAGCACGCCGAGGTGCTGACGCCCCTCATCGAGCGGCTCGGCGGGGCCTAG
- a CDS encoding beta-N-acetylhexosaminidase: MTAPAPGLRLDGEPRFAWRGVMLDVARRYRPIADLERFVDLLAAHRLNVLQLHLTDDQGWRFEVRAYPRLTEVGGRRSQTQLGHGPRSTLDGVPHEGWYTQHELRGLVRYAAARGIRIVPEIDVPGHAQAILAAYPEFGVGGADAVRERISEPWPRFGISDEVLNVEASTLEFIGTVFDELCDVFDSELIGLGGDEVRKDRWRADARTQELMAERGLANEEELQSWFLAQVADRVRGHGRRVVGWDEMLEGRDPAPDAVVASWRGPVGAELGARLGHDVVLCPDLWTYFDYRQSDREDEPIPVGTVLSLEDVGTFDPVPAGAPSGFADRVVGVQANVWCEHLDGRDRLDYAVFPRLGAFAEVAWNGGPVAPDDFAARLPEYLAWLDAQGVAYRPLDGPRPEQQRPGVPGVPRDRADRLAELARLTANL, from the coding sequence GTGACCGCACCCGCACCCGGCCTCCGCCTCGATGGTGAGCCCCGCTTCGCGTGGCGCGGCGTCATGCTCGACGTCGCGCGCCGGTACCGGCCCATCGCCGACCTCGAGCGCTTCGTCGACCTGCTCGCGGCGCACCGCCTCAACGTGCTGCAGCTGCACCTCACCGACGACCAGGGCTGGCGGTTCGAGGTGCGCGCCTACCCCCGGCTCACCGAGGTCGGCGGGCGCCGGTCGCAGACCCAACTCGGCCACGGGCCGCGCTCGACCCTCGACGGGGTGCCGCACGAGGGCTGGTACACCCAGCACGAGCTGCGCGGGCTCGTGCGGTATGCGGCGGCCCGCGGCATCCGCATCGTGCCCGAGATCGATGTACCCGGCCATGCGCAGGCGATCCTCGCCGCGTATCCCGAGTTCGGAGTCGGCGGCGCCGACGCCGTGCGCGAGCGCATCTCGGAGCCGTGGCCGCGCTTCGGCATCAGCGACGAGGTGCTCAACGTCGAGGCGTCGACGCTCGAGTTCATCGGCACGGTGTTCGACGAGCTGTGCGACGTGTTCGACTCCGAGCTCATCGGCCTCGGCGGCGACGAGGTGCGCAAGGACCGGTGGCGGGCCGACGCCCGCACCCAGGAGCTCATGGCCGAGCGCGGGCTCGCGAACGAGGAGGAACTGCAGTCGTGGTTCCTCGCGCAGGTCGCCGACCGGGTGCGCGGGCACGGGCGCCGCGTCGTCGGCTGGGACGAGATGCTCGAGGGCCGCGACCCCGCACCCGATGCGGTCGTGGCCTCGTGGCGCGGACCGGTCGGGGCCGAGCTCGGCGCGCGGCTCGGTCACGACGTCGTGCTGTGCCCCGATCTCTGGACGTACTTCGACTACCGGCAGTCCGATCGGGAGGACGAACCCATCCCGGTGGGCACGGTGCTCTCGCTCGAGGACGTCGGCACGTTCGACCCGGTGCCGGCCGGCGCACCGTCGGGGTTCGCCGACCGCGTCGTCGGCGTGCAGGCGAACGTCTGGTGCGAGCACCTCGACGGTCGCGACCGGCTCGACTACGCCGTGTTCCCGCGGCTCGGCGCGTTCGCCGAGGTCGCCTGGAACGGCGGGCCGGTCGCCCCGGACGACTTCGCGGCGCGGCTGCCCGAGTACCTGGCGTGGCTCGATGCGCAGGGGGTCGCGTACCGGCCGCTCGACGGTCCCCGGCCCGAGCAGCAGCGGCCCGGTGTGCCGGGCGTTCCCCGAGACCGCGCCGACCGGCTCGCCGAGCTCGCGCGACTCACGGCGAATCTCTGA
- a CDS encoding YciI family protein, with amino-acid sequence MTDTYMYLIHEPDWDSDAFLNGGGGVPGGEPENNFPAHKAFQEAVVKLGARLVGGAALQNARHGGHVTPGTGDRVLDDAVYSDGPYPDTTEVVSGYYLVETDDEQVARQIAALVPTGGHIEWRKVFPTS; translated from the coding sequence ATGACCGACACGTACATGTACCTCATCCACGAGCCCGACTGGGACTCGGACGCGTTCCTGAACGGCGGTGGCGGCGTGCCGGGCGGTGAGCCCGAGAACAACTTCCCCGCGCACAAGGCCTTCCAGGAGGCCGTCGTCAAGCTCGGGGCCCGGCTCGTCGGCGGTGCCGCGCTGCAGAACGCGCGCCACGGCGGGCACGTCACCCCGGGCACCGGCGACCGGGTGCTCGACGACGCCGTCTACTCCGACGGCCCCTACCCCGACACGACCGAGGTCGTCTCTGGCTACTACCTCGTCGAGACCGACGACGAGCAGGTCGCCCGGCAGATCGCGGCACTCGTGCCGACCGGCGGGCACATCGAGTGGCGCAAGGTGTTCCCGACCTCGTGA